ATTTCGTAAGTAAGAGTTCCGGATTTTGAGATCAGCCCGACTTTTCCTTTTTTGAAAACAAATCCCGGCATGATCCCTATTTTAGCTTCTTCGGAAGTTATTATTCCCGGGCAGTTTGGACCGATCATGGTAACATTATGTTTATCAGTGAATTTTTTAGCAATCACCACATCTCTGGTTGGGATTCCCTCCGTGATGCAGATAATGATCTTAATTCCGGCAGAAGCTGCTTCCATTATAGCATCGGCTGCGAATGCCGGAGGTACAAGGATCAGAGATACATCTGCTTCAGTTTCTGCAATCGCTTCTTTGACTGTATTGAAAACAGGTTTTCCGAGATGAGT
The Candidatus Cloacimonadota bacterium genome window above contains:
- a CDS encoding succinate--CoA ligase subunit alpha, whose product is MSILVNKSSKVIVQGFTGKEGTFHAEQCLAYGTNIVGGVTPNKGGQTHLGKPVFNTVKEAIAETEADVSLILVPPAFAADAIMEAASAGIKIIICITEGIPTRDVVIAKKFTDKHNVTMIGPNCPGIITSEEAKIGIMPGFVFKKGKVGLISKSGTLTYE